TGTTCGACTATTTCGCGAGCGGTTGGAGGAGGTGTGCGCGGAGCGCTGAGATGTACGCGAGGCGCTGAGGTGTGCGTCGGGAGGTTGAGATGCGTGCGGGGTGCCCGGGTGTGCTGCCGCTTGGCGCCCTCGCTCCCGTGGGCGGGTGCTTGGGTGGCGTTTGTTGTTGTGCCGCGCACGTTTTGTCGTGCCGCGCGCGAATTGTTCGACTATTTCGCGCGCGGGACGCTGAGATGTGCGCGGGGGCGCTGAGATGTGCGCGGGACGTCGAGATGTGCGCGGGAGACGTGGTGCCGGTGCCCGCTGGGTTGCGGTGCCCAAGGCTGGTGCTGTGTGGCCGCGCGCTGCGGATGTCGGGTCGAATCCTCGTTGGCTTGGCTTGGCTTGGCTTGGCTTGGCTGGCCTGGCTTGGCCTGGCTCGGCTTCGGGATGCGGCAGGGAGGTCAGATGCTCGGCGGGATGAGCCCCGCGGCGGAGTGGGAACTCACCTCGTCCGGTGTGCTGACCCGAGCGCTCGGCGCATCGTGAAATCAACGCAGCGTCCCGCATCGCTCGGATGCGGGACGCTGGTGTGTTGTAAGGCTTTTCGGCGGAGGCCGTCGACACTGGGCAACGGCTGAAGGGGGAGGCACGCGACCTCCCCCTTCATGCGTTGCTTCGAGTCAGCGGCGCCAGTCGTCGTAGTCGTCCTCTTCCCAACGGGTAGAGGACTCGTCCGCGTTGTGCTCATCGGACAGCACACCACTCCGTTGGGAGTTGGGGCTGCCCGAAAGCTCGCGCTGAAGGCTCGCGAAGTCGCTCGGCGGGCTGCTGTACTTCAGCTCGCGTGCGACCTTGGTCTGCTTTGCCTTAGCCCGGCCACGGCCCATGGCTGACCCCCTCGCGTCACTGCGGGGCGGCCTGGGGTTTGGTTGGCGGCCCCGTTCGAATTAATACTCTTCCTGACAGACACTTTAGCGTGTGTCCGGCGGTCTCGCTTCCAGGAGTGGGTGAAGAACTCCCGAAGAGGTTCCGTTTGCCGGGTTGTCGCCCTTGACCGGGGCGGCTACAGCACTCCGGGAATCGCTCGGATGACGCCGACGCGAGCGCCGCCACCGAGTACCGCCGGGGCCGCCAACTCGGCATGCGCGTCGGTCCAATCGACCCCGATTCGATGCAAAATGGCCAGCGTCAGGGGCATTCGGGCGCGGTCGTGGCCGTCGTCGATCTTGTAGGCGAAGGCGGTGCCGTCGGGTAGCGCGCCCGCGTGCACCCCGTCCGCGCCGATCTTGCAGACGAGTCCGGGGGTGGCCTGCATAGCTGACAAATCGGGTGCGTTGGTGCCCGAAATCACTCGCGGATGGGCGCGGATGGCGTCGGCGACGCGCCGCTCCGGCGCGTCCGGTGCGGCAGTGGCCATGGTGGCGAACACCCGGGCCAGGTTCACCAGCGAGACCGGAATGATCGGCAGTCCGCAGCCGTCGATGCCGAGATCGGTCTCGGGTTCGCCGGTCAGGTCGGCGACGGTGGCGATGACCGCCTGCTGCAGCGGATGCGCGACGTCGAGGTAGCCCTCGGTCGGCCAGCCGTTGATCGCGCAGGTCGCCAGCATCGCGGCATGCTTGCCGGAGCAGTTCATGTAGATCCGTCGCGGTTCCTGCGGCCCGGACAGCACGGCCGCCCGCGCCTTGTCGTCGACC
This genomic stretch from Nocardia brasiliensis ATCC 700358 harbors:
- a CDS encoding DUF3073 domain-containing protein; translation: MGRGRAKAKQTKVARELKYSSPPSDFASLQRELSGSPNSQRSGVLSDEHNADESSTRWEEDDYDDWRR
- a CDS encoding asparaginase, translating into MSVDLVEVVRSGFRECVHRGSVVILDPAGEPTLALGEVHLPIFPRSTNKPMQAITLLRHGFEPLDDAELAIATASHYGEPDHVALVRRLLDRFGFDEKSLECPPDLPVDDKARAAVLSGPQEPRRIYMNCSGKHAAMLATCAINGWPTEGYLDVAHPLQQAVIATVADLTGEPETDLGIDGCGLPIIPVSLVNLARVFATMATAAPDAPERRVADAIRAHPRVISGTNAPDLSAMQATPGLVCKIGADGVHAGALPDGTAFAYKIDDGHDRARMPLTLAILHRIGVDWTDAHAELAAPAVLGGGARVGVIRAIPGVL